A region of Photobacterium sanguinicancri DNA encodes the following proteins:
- a CDS encoding GTP cyclohydrolase II: MVNVRARVPFKVGLKSNIPADLLSFNGLESGKEHVAVIFRDADKLASVPLVRMHSECLTGDVFHSSRCDCGEQLDETINKMGEQGGVILYLRQEGRGIGLYNKIDAYELQSQGMNTYEANNHLGFGDDLRDFTEAALMLKALGLSTIRLVTNNPKKIRELEENGITIAEVVGTKAHVKDGNESYLKTKASHGKHRFNFD; encoded by the coding sequence ATGGTAAATGTAAGGGCGAGAGTGCCTTTTAAAGTTGGTCTTAAGAGCAATATTCCTGCTGATTTGCTTTCATTTAATGGCCTTGAGTCGGGTAAAGAGCATGTTGCGGTAATTTTCCGTGATGCTGATAAACTAGCGTCAGTGCCACTAGTTCGCATGCATTCTGAATGTTTGACTGGTGATGTTTTTCATTCATCACGCTGTGATTGTGGTGAACAGCTTGATGAAACCATCAATAAGATGGGCGAGCAAGGTGGTGTTATTTTATACCTTCGTCAAGAAGGGCGTGGTATTGGCCTCTACAACAAAATTGATGCTTATGAGCTACAGAGCCAAGGTATGAATACTTACGAGGCAAATAACCACCTTGGTTTTGGTGATGATCTACGTGATTTTACTGAAGCAGCATTAATGCTTAAAGCACTTGGCTTGAGTACGATTCGTTTAGTAACGAATAACCCAAAGAAGATCCGTGAATTAGAAGAGAACGGTATTACTATCGCCGAGGTTGTTGGTACAAAAGCGCATGTTAAAGACGGTAATGAAAGTTACCTGAAAACCAAAGCTTCACACGGTAAGCACCGCTTTAATTTCGATTAA
- a CDS encoding alpha/beta hydrolase, with translation MQTTFIDGDLVYRPHSFEVPLNYDYPSEKTITVFAREIVAKQQQDTDLPWLVYLQGGPGFPSPRPDSNSGWLKRALQEYRVLLLDQRGTGQSTVISHQTLASQSTDQQVAYLAQFRADNIVRDAEFIREALKVKQWSILGQSFGGFCALHYLSYYPQSLTQAFITGGLASLTRHADDVYQATYQRVLDKNAQFFSRFPSAQQRCNEIANYLVDNHVLLPNGQHFTVEQFQLIGINLGRSGAELPMYYLLEDAFVEVDDKRELSYAFLNSMLMEQAYQTNPIYAILHESIYCQHTASAWSAHRVRDQYPQCHYQKGQDFCFTGEMVFPWMFDQLECLKPLKAAADLLAEKSDWPLLYDVDQLARNTVPVAAAVYLEDMYVEYAYSKETLTTLKNAKAWETNEYEHNGLKADGERILTRLIQLADEIDDRQI, from the coding sequence GTGCAAACAACTTTTATCGATGGTGATCTTGTTTATCGGCCGCATTCATTTGAAGTCCCTCTTAACTACGATTATCCCTCAGAGAAGACGATTACTGTCTTTGCGCGAGAGATTGTTGCCAAGCAACAACAAGATACTGACTTGCCTTGGTTGGTATATTTACAAGGTGGCCCCGGTTTCCCTTCGCCACGTCCAGACAGCAATAGCGGTTGGCTAAAGCGTGCGCTACAAGAATACCGTGTGTTGCTGCTTGATCAGCGCGGTACTGGGCAGAGTACGGTTATTTCTCATCAAACATTGGCCAGTCAATCAACTGATCAGCAAGTGGCGTACCTAGCACAATTTAGAGCGGATAATATTGTACGTGATGCTGAGTTTATTCGTGAGGCTCTGAAAGTGAAGCAGTGGTCGATACTCGGACAAAGCTTTGGTGGATTTTGTGCCCTCCATTATTTGTCATATTACCCTCAGAGTCTTACCCAGGCCTTTATTACTGGTGGGCTTGCTTCGTTAACACGCCATGCTGATGATGTGTATCAGGCCACATATCAACGTGTTTTGGATAAGAACGCACAATTCTTTTCACGTTTTCCTTCTGCCCAGCAACGCTGTAATGAAATTGCGAACTACCTTGTTGATAATCATGTGTTATTACCTAATGGGCAACATTTCACCGTTGAACAATTTCAGTTGATTGGGATTAATTTAGGCAGAAGCGGCGCTGAACTCCCTATGTACTACTTGCTTGAAGATGCCTTTGTTGAAGTAGATGATAAACGTGAGCTGAGTTATGCCTTTTTAAATAGCATGCTGATGGAGCAGGCCTACCAAACTAATCCTATTTATGCGATTTTGCATGAATCGATTTACTGCCAGCATACGGCGTCGGCTTGGTCTGCGCATCGTGTTCGCGATCAATACCCTCAATGTCATTATCAAAAAGGGCAAGACTTCTGTTTCACGGGTGAAATGGTTTTCCCTTGGATGTTTGATCAGCTGGAATGTTTAAAGCCATTAAAAGCCGCGGCGGACTTATTAGCTGAAAAGTCAGATTGGCCGCTGTTGTATGATGTTGATCAGTTAGCTCGCAATACTGTTCCAGTTGCTGCCGCCGTTTACCTTGAAGATATGTATGTTGAATATGCGTATAGCAAAGAAACGCTCACAACATTGAAAAACGCTAAAGCATGGGAAACAAATGAATATGAACACAATGGACTAAAAGCCGATGGTGAGCGTATTTTAACACGGCTTATTCAGCTTGCTGACGAAATTGATGATCGTCAAATATAG
- a CDS encoding manganese-dependent inorganic pyrophosphatase — MIQVVGHKNPDSDSICSALVGAELLKARGLEAKAVRQGELNRETQHILKTAGVDQPEMCTGVAGEKVWLVDYSDLAQAPDDIADAEIVGIVDHHRLGDVMTVNPLEAWIWPVGCTCTIMFNLFKMEETEITRELATLMMSAILSDTVGFASPTCTQKDKDAVAELAPLAGVEDLDLFIKELLIAKTDIQGLSASELVEKDLKAYPFKERNVVVGQIELATLEQVDAMIEELNADLQRRCDEEGLAMAALMLTDITTSTTRLLYKGEWNATLDTHAKDGMLMMADTLSRKKQGWPWLQTVLA; from the coding sequence ATGATTCAAGTTGTTGGTCACAAGAACCCAGACAGTGATAGCATTTGTTCTGCACTTGTTGGTGCTGAACTTCTTAAAGCTCGCGGCCTAGAAGCGAAAGCTGTTCGTCAAGGCGAACTAAACCGTGAAACTCAGCACATCCTAAAAACTGCTGGTGTTGATCAACCAGAAATGTGTACTGGCGTTGCTGGCGAAAAAGTATGGTTAGTTGATTACTCTGATCTAGCACAAGCACCAGATGACATCGCTGATGCAGAAATCGTTGGTATTGTTGATCACCACCGCCTAGGTGATGTGATGACAGTTAACCCACTGGAAGCATGGATCTGGCCTGTTGGTTGTACTTGTACCATCATGTTCAACCTATTCAAGATGGAAGAAACTGAAATCACGCGTGAACTTGCAACACTGATGATGTCTGCAATTCTTAGTGACACTGTTGGTTTTGCTTCTCCAACTTGTACTCAAAAAGACAAAGATGCAGTAGCAGAGCTTGCTCCACTAGCGGGTGTTGAAGATCTTGATCTATTCATCAAAGAGCTTCTAATTGCTAAAACTGACATCCAAGGTCTATCTGCATCTGAACTTGTAGAGAAAGATCTTAAAGCATACCCATTCAAAGAGCGTAACGTTGTTGTTGGTCAAATCGAGCTAGCAACATTAGAGCAAGTTGACGCGATGATTGAAGAGCTAAACGCTGATCTACAACGTCGTTGTGACGAAGAAGGTCTAGCAATGGCAGCTCTAATGCTAACTGACATCACCACAAGCACAACTCGCCTACTTTACAAAGGTGAATGGAATGCAACTTTAGATACACACGCTAAAGATGGCATGCTAATGATGGCAGACACGCTAAGCCGTAAGAAACAAGGCTGGCCGTGGCTACAAACAGTACTTGCTTAA
- a CDS encoding patatin-like phospholipase family protein — protein MTNRLSFSLKQSDLHIVDQITGQLAGIEYKKIALVVQGGGQRGIFTAGVFDAFLEAGFDPFDLYIGTSAGALNLSSYISRQPRFGYNFIVNYTTQDDFFNLYKYLSQQKPMDLDWALKCVSPTGSLPLDIDKAKAVLTNRVALASTTRKDTLEDIYLPMFDDDWKNVLRASCAIPVLYNQPVNINDLEWVDGGVSAAVPVQEAWRRGADLVIVIRTEPVEEQDEWDDMFDDWRDKIEQSIPDYIDKINRNPSIGKLRAAHSDLSQRFQLWKQRLDDEDSVQQDADFSDELRTNSHLPEKVKLFLQNHKEKRLTKTNNGSWKWLAHNNMERFLKLTGKGKNADVIEMLTQYYQSYREQCDFLANVPDGLKVIQIAPEKGLKSRALLSDKDDLEVDYREGKVVGREFVSHFAELIQNSNESS, from the coding sequence ATGACAAATCGCTTATCATTTAGTTTAAAACAATCAGATTTACATATAGTAGATCAAATTACCGGCCAATTAGCGGGTATTGAGTATAAGAAAATTGCTTTAGTCGTTCAGGGGGGAGGCCAGCGAGGTATTTTTACTGCTGGTGTATTTGACGCCTTCTTAGAAGCTGGTTTTGACCCTTTTGACCTTTATATTGGTACGTCAGCTGGCGCATTAAACCTCTCATCTTATATCAGCCGTCAGCCTCGGTTTGGCTACAACTTTATTGTTAACTACACGACCCAAGATGACTTTTTTAATCTCTACAAGTACCTGAGTCAGCAAAAGCCTATGGACTTAGATTGGGCGCTGAAATGTGTTTCACCAACAGGCTCGCTTCCATTAGATATTGATAAAGCCAAAGCCGTATTGACCAACCGCGTTGCTCTAGCATCAACAACACGAAAAGATACGTTAGAAGATATTTATTTACCGATGTTTGATGATGATTGGAAGAATGTATTAAGAGCATCTTGCGCTATCCCCGTCCTTTATAATCAGCCAGTAAATATAAATGATCTTGAGTGGGTTGATGGTGGCGTTAGTGCTGCTGTGCCTGTGCAAGAAGCATGGCGTCGTGGAGCTGATTTAGTCATCGTAATTCGTACTGAACCAGTAGAAGAGCAAGATGAATGGGATGATATGTTCGATGACTGGCGTGACAAAATTGAGCAGTCGATTCCTGATTACATCGACAAAATTAATCGGAATCCATCGATTGGTAAATTACGAGCTGCACATTCAGACTTGTCACAGCGATTCCAGCTGTGGAAGCAAAGGCTAGATGATGAAGACAGTGTTCAACAAGATGCTGATTTCTCTGATGAGTTGAGAACAAATTCTCATTTACCAGAGAAAGTGAAATTGTTTTTGCAAAACCACAAAGAAAAGCGTTTAACCAAAACAAACAACGGTAGCTGGAAATGGCTTGCTCATAATAATATGGAGCGATTCTTAAAGTTAACTGGGAAAGGTAAGAATGCTGACGTTATTGAAATGCTGACGCAGTATTATCAAAGTTATCGTGAACAGTGTGATTTTCTGGCTAACGTACCTGACGGCTTGAAAGTGATCCAAATTGCGCCTGAGAAGGGCCTAAAAAGTCGAGCGTTATTAAGTGACAAAGATGATTTAGAAGTCGATTACCGTGAAGGAAAGGTAGTCGGAAGGGAGTTTGTGAGTCATTTTGCAGAGCTGATTCAAAATTCCAATGAGTCATCGTAG
- the cydH gene encoding cytochrome bd-I oxidase subunit CydH, translating into MDIDLKLALVAVTAALGVVATFSFISVLA; encoded by the coding sequence ATGGATATTGATTTAAAACTAGCACTAGTTGCTGTTACTGCTGCATTGGGTGTGGTCGCAACGTTCTCATTTATTTCTGTTTTGGCATAA
- a CDS encoding porin family protein yields the protein MRLLSRYIIPLSIVSCFPISSLANTEKIYVTPAIGYTYSGTMKNDAGDNISVNHAASYNIAVETDIEPGRVGFFLSHQNTDTEEVTGNSQFTYLHFQSSLRFQPTQQLKSYFGASLGGTFVNASWSEKDLFFSGGLFGGIEYEMTKNASIVLEGRWLANVVKSNTTAICTLPTGNETCKISIDSNLFSQFQTNLGMQFSF from the coding sequence ATGCGATTACTCTCTCGTTATATCATTCCACTCAGTATCGTTTCCTGCTTCCCAATCAGCAGCTTAGCAAATACAGAAAAAATCTATGTTACACCTGCGATTGGCTACACCTACTCGGGCACAATGAAGAATGACGCAGGTGACAACATTTCCGTCAATCATGCTGCAAGCTATAACATTGCAGTCGAAACCGATATCGAACCTGGTCGAGTTGGCTTTTTCCTTAGCCATCAAAATACAGATACCGAAGAAGTGACGGGCAATAGTCAATTCACCTACCTCCACTTTCAAAGCTCCCTACGCTTTCAACCTACGCAACAACTAAAAAGTTACTTTGGCGCAAGCCTTGGTGGCACCTTTGTTAATGCATCGTGGTCTGAAAAAGATCTGTTCTTCTCTGGAGGCTTATTTGGCGGCATTGAATATGAGATGACTAAAAATGCAAGCATTGTCTTAGAAGGTAGGTGGCTGGCCAATGTTGTAAAAAGTAATACGACAGCTATCTGTACACTGCCAACAGGGAATGAAACATGTAAGATCTCTATCGATTCAAACTTATTTAGCCAGTTTCAAACCAATCTAGGGATGCAGTTTTCTTTCTGA
- a CDS encoding sodium-dependent transporter has protein sequence MKREQWGSRAGFILAAVGSAIGLGNIWRFPYMAYENGGGAFFIPYLFAMLSAGIPFMIMEFSLGHKLRGAAPRAFSKLGGKLEWLGWFQVFIAAIIAVYYVAIIGWAISYLGYSFTQSWGADTNAFFFSEYLQLGDNSPSNLGSLQLHIAIPMVLAWGITFAAIFTGVKGGIERASKIMMPLLFLMVVGLIGRVLFLPGAMDGLNYLFQPDFSKILDAKVWSAAYGQIFFTLSVGFAIMIAYSSYLPEKSDINNNAFMTVLINCGFSITAGVLIFGVLGYMAQEQAKPITEVVSAGVGLAFVTIPAAINLLPAPYILGPLFFFALVVAGLSSHISIIEAVTSAIIDKLNWSRKKAASVVCGTGFVVSLAFATNGGLLLLDLVDYFINNVALLASCLVELIVIAWLFKISDIRDYVNKISEFSIGKWFEICLRFLSPAMLAIILATNLVNTFTDGYGGYATSDLLMLGWGLVAAMFIVAVIINVTSKPVIQKEA, from the coding sequence ATGAAGAGAGAACAATGGGGCTCACGCGCTGGATTCATTCTTGCCGCGGTAGGCTCAGCCATCGGATTGGGTAACATCTGGCGTTTCCCATACATGGCTTATGAAAACGGCGGTGGCGCATTTTTTATTCCTTACCTTTTTGCCATGCTTTCTGCCGGTATCCCTTTCATGATTATGGAATTCAGCCTTGGTCATAAATTACGTGGTGCTGCACCGCGAGCTTTTTCAAAGCTGGGCGGAAAACTTGAATGGCTTGGTTGGTTCCAAGTATTTATTGCTGCCATTATCGCGGTTTATTACGTCGCTATTATTGGTTGGGCTATTTCTTATCTTGGTTACTCGTTTACACAAAGCTGGGGCGCAGACACTAACGCCTTCTTCTTCAGCGAGTACCTGCAACTGGGTGACAACTCACCAAGTAATCTAGGTAGCCTTCAGCTACACATTGCAATTCCTATGGTACTGGCTTGGGGTATTACGTTTGCCGCTATCTTTACCGGTGTAAAAGGCGGTATCGAACGTGCATCTAAAATCATGATGCCACTACTCTTTTTGATGGTTGTGGGACTCATTGGCCGAGTGCTATTCCTACCAGGTGCTATGGATGGTCTTAATTACTTGTTCCAACCTGATTTCAGTAAGATTCTAGACGCCAAAGTATGGTCTGCAGCGTACGGTCAGATCTTCTTTACGCTAAGTGTCGGCTTTGCAATCATGATTGCTTACTCCAGCTACTTGCCTGAAAAATCTGACATTAATAATAACGCCTTCATGACGGTATTAATTAACTGTGGTTTCTCTATCACTGCGGGTGTCTTGATTTTCGGTGTACTAGGCTACATGGCTCAAGAACAAGCTAAACCGATAACAGAGGTAGTTTCAGCAGGTGTCGGTTTGGCCTTCGTGACCATTCCAGCAGCGATTAATCTACTTCCAGCACCTTATATCCTTGGTCCATTGTTCTTCTTTGCGTTAGTTGTGGCGGGGCTTAGCTCTCACATCTCCATCATTGAAGCAGTGACATCGGCCATTATTGACAAACTAAACTGGAGCCGTAAAAAAGCCGCATCCGTGGTGTGTGGTACAGGTTTCGTTGTATCGCTAGCCTTTGCTACCAACGGTGGTCTATTGCTACTAGATTTGGTGGACTACTTCATCAATAACGTAGCACTGCTTGCAAGCTGCTTGGTTGAACTGATTGTTATTGCATGGCTATTTAAAATTTCAGATATACGTGATTACGTGAACAAAATTTCTGAATTCAGCATTGGTAAATGGTTCGAAATCTGTCTTCGTTTCCTAAGCCCTGCAATGCTAGCCATTATTCTGGCAACAAACTTGGTCAACACCTTTACCGACGGCTACGGTGGCTACGCAACATCTGACCTATTAATGCTAGGTTGGGGACTGGTAGCAGCAATGTTTATCGTCGCTGTCATCATTAACGTGACATCTAAACCCGTAATCCAAAAGGAGGCTTAA
- a CDS encoding MetS family NSS transporter small subunit, with amino-acid sequence MTTGAIIMMLFGLGITWGGAAYCISVAMKKNRQ; translated from the coding sequence ATGACTACAGGTGCAATCATCATGATGCTATTCGGCCTTGGGATCACATGGGGAGGCGCAGCTTACTGCATCTCTGTAGCGATGAAGAAAAATCGCCAATAA
- a CDS encoding DUF2860 domain-containing protein, whose translation MKRYSLICLAVISASSYAGRPNMDWEPGFGGEISVITGYTRSTSQFNTDNKTLSSPNEKASTQDSFLIAPLGTLNYTFESADQQIFFGTRRSDIALGRFHLELGFRQKFEDTGTFSFSFVPGLLKQKTWADPFILNDEREETKVKTRALRLTAEKIMGSNFSGELAVGHQSYGDEKSGFANFSKQDQALLDRDANILFAQGSYSQFIGRGMMLRGAVNYTRVDSEGEAMAHTIYGGEASLIQLFRSSSFAFTVSYDHAAFDTANPVFNKEQKDNRWGAFLAYEYRQPFGWKDWSAVSLLGYNQSQSNITFYDEDSLLVSVGLNYKF comes from the coding sequence ATGAAAAGATACTCGCTTATCTGCCTCGCTGTCATATCAGCATCAAGTTATGCTGGCAGACCCAATATGGATTGGGAGCCTGGTTTTGGCGGTGAAATATCCGTTATTACGGGTTATACGCGCTCAACCTCACAATTTAATACTGATAACAAAACACTCTCTTCCCCCAATGAGAAAGCGTCGACCCAAGATAGCTTTCTTATTGCACCGCTCGGCACGCTGAATTACACATTCGAATCTGCCGACCAGCAAATCTTCTTTGGTACTCGTCGTTCTGATATTGCGCTAGGGCGCTTTCATTTAGAACTCGGATTCCGCCAAAAGTTTGAAGACACAGGCACATTCAGTTTTAGTTTCGTTCCTGGCTTGTTAAAGCAAAAAACATGGGCCGATCCCTTTATCTTGAATGATGAACGTGAAGAAACCAAAGTCAAAACTCGTGCACTGCGTCTAACCGCAGAAAAAATTATGGGCTCGAATTTTTCTGGTGAGCTTGCGGTAGGTCACCAAAGTTATGGCGATGAAAAAAGCGGGTTCGCTAACTTCAGCAAGCAAGATCAAGCATTGCTCGATCGTGATGCTAACATTTTGTTTGCTCAAGGCTCCTACAGCCAATTCATAGGTCGAGGCATGATGCTACGCGGCGCAGTAAACTACACTCGCGTTGATAGCGAAGGTGAAGCTATGGCCCACACTATCTATGGTGGTGAAGCCAGCCTTATACAATTATTCCGTTCATCTAGCTTTGCATTCACCGTTAGCTATGATCACGCCGCATTTGATACTGCTAACCCTGTGTTTAATAAAGAACAAAAAGACAACCGCTGGGGGGCTTTCTTAGCATACGAATATCGCCAACCTTTCGGGTGGAAAGATTGGTCTGCAGTTTCGCTGCTTGGCTACAATCAATCGCAGTCCAATATAACCTTCTATGATGAAGATAGTTTGCTGGTAAGCGTAGGCTTAAACTACAAGTTTTGA
- the panP gene encoding pyridoxal-dependent aspartate 1-decarboxylase PanP, which translates to MVVDNRQADASLASMHRIFTVPEAPDSTLGAIELDISQNLNEFLRHHIAAVEKPLAEIEKDFSSADIPETPSFVSDHTQFLLDKLVAQSVHTSAPSFIGHMTSALPYFLMPLSKIMIGLNQNLVKIETSKAFTPLERQVLGMMHNLIYDQADDFYTQWMHSANHSLGSFCSGGTIANITALWVARNNVLKADGEFRGVAQEGLFRAMKHYGYEDLAILVSERGHYSLKKAADVLGIGRDCVIPIKTDENNRIRTDDLTKTLAELETKRIKPIAIIGVAGTTETGNIDPLDELASIAEQHQCHFHVDAAWGGATLMSNKYRHLLKGIERADSVTIDAHKQLYVPMGAGMVIFKNPASMTSIEHHAEYILRKGSKDLGSHTLEGSRSGMAMLLFASLNIISRPGYELLINASIEKAEYFADLINQQDDFELVTEPELCLLTYRYVPKATQQALLLATDDERNTLLEALNDLTQFIQKRQRESGKSFVSRTRIHPKQWQRKITTVFRVVLANPLTSHDILHAVLKEQRILAQDSEISLPAIKTLSQTILKRHKE; encoded by the coding sequence ATGGTAGTGGATAACCGACAAGCAGACGCGTCGTTAGCATCGATGCATCGCATTTTTACAGTGCCCGAAGCACCCGACTCAACGCTGGGTGCCATTGAGCTGGACATTTCCCAGAACCTCAATGAATTTCTCCGTCACCACATTGCGGCGGTAGAAAAACCTTTGGCCGAAATTGAGAAGGATTTCTCAAGCGCTGATATTCCCGAAACACCGAGTTTTGTTTCCGATCACACCCAATTTTTATTAGACAAGTTAGTGGCGCAATCGGTGCATACTTCTGCACCAAGTTTTATTGGTCACATGACTTCGGCATTACCCTACTTCTTAATGCCGCTATCAAAAATCATGATTGGTCTGAACCAAAACCTAGTGAAGATCGAAACCTCTAAAGCCTTCACACCATTAGAGCGTCAAGTGCTTGGGATGATGCATAATCTAATTTATGACCAAGCAGACGATTTCTACACCCAGTGGATGCACAGTGCCAACCACTCTTTGGGATCATTCTGTTCAGGTGGCACAATCGCTAATATCACTGCACTTTGGGTTGCCCGTAATAACGTACTGAAAGCAGATGGTGAATTCCGTGGCGTCGCACAAGAAGGTCTATTCCGTGCGATGAAGCACTACGGCTATGAAGATCTCGCTATTTTAGTCTCAGAGCGTGGCCACTACTCCTTGAAGAAAGCCGCTGACGTATTAGGTATTGGTCGTGACTGTGTTATCCCTATCAAAACTGATGAAAATAACCGTATTCGTACCGACGATCTAACTAAAACGTTAGCTGAGCTTGAAACTAAACGTATCAAACCTATTGCGATTATTGGGGTAGCTGGTACGACGGAGACTGGTAATATCGATCCCCTTGATGAACTCGCCTCTATTGCTGAACAGCACCAATGTCATTTCCATGTGGATGCAGCTTGGGGTGGCGCGACATTAATGTCGAATAAGTATCGTCATTTACTCAAAGGGATTGAACGCGCAGACTCTGTTACTATCGATGCGCATAAACAGCTCTATGTCCCTATGGGCGCTGGCATGGTTATTTTCAAAAACCCAGCCTCAATGACATCTATCGAACATCATGCAGAATACATACTACGTAAGGGCTCGAAAGATTTGGGTAGTCATACCCTTGAAGGTTCTCGTAGTGGTATGGCAATGTTGTTATTTGCTAGCCTCAATATTATAAGTCGCCCAGGGTATGAATTACTGATCAACGCCAGTATTGAAAAAGCTGAGTACTTTGCTGATCTAATCAACCAGCAAGATGATTTTGAATTAGTCACTGAACCCGAATTGTGTCTACTGACTTATCGTTACGTACCTAAAGCCACCCAGCAAGCTTTATTACTCGCGACAGATGATGAACGTAATACATTACTAGAAGCACTCAATGACTTGACGCAGTTCATTCAAAAACGTCAGCGCGAATCAGGCAAGTCTTTTGTCTCTCGTACACGTATTCATCCAAAGCAATGGCAACGTAAAATAACGACTGTCTTTCGTGTTGTATTAGCGAATCCTCTTACTAGTCACGACATCTTACATGCCGTACTAAAGGAGCAAAGAATACTCGCGCAAGACAGTGAAATAAGCCTGCCTGCAATCAAAACATTGAGCCAAACTATTCTTAAACGCCATAAAGAGTGA